One Elusimicrobiota bacterium genomic window carries:
- a CDS encoding Fic family protein — protein MLNFEIRPRVTKTLSEIDYLRGKIAESWLKGVFVPIIQKESAIIMAYASTTIEGSTLTLQEVKQVADGERPNKPEFHIQMVKNYLDAVRWIRQNENKKIIAVQDILELHKIIGEKAVDGGPVGRYRNVQVYVGDHIPPVYTKVPTLMKEFLKWLNTDGEKYHAVISSALAHLEIATIHPFRDGNGRVARAVASWELYRKGFDTLHIFTLDDILLENRQFYYSQLSNSRKHGGVSDWIEYISDITAAGLERAYNRLKLAQAAGRKLPAFSDTQKQMLTILASEGPQSIKQLEKKFRISRQGIYKALNLLLRTKKVIPIGTRRNRRYSISI, from the coding sequence ATGCTAAACTTTGAAATTAGACCGAGAGTTACAAAAACATTATCCGAGATTGATTATCTACGTGGGAAAATAGCAGAGAGTTGGCTAAAAGGTGTATTCGTTCCTATTATTCAAAAGGAATCAGCAATAATAATGGCATATGCGTCAACAACTATTGAGGGCAGCACACTAACCTTACAGGAAGTTAAGCAAGTTGCTGATGGTGAAAGACCTAATAAACCTGAATTTCATATTCAGATGGTAAAAAATTATCTTGATGCTGTCAGATGGATAAGACAGAATGAAAATAAGAAGATTATCGCGGTGCAAGATATTTTGGAATTACATAAAATTATCGGTGAAAAAGCGGTTGACGGTGGTCCTGTAGGCAGATACAGGAATGTTCAAGTGTATGTCGGTGACCATATACCGCCTGTTTATACAAAAGTCCCAACTCTAATGAAAGAATTTCTGAAATGGTTAAATACCGACGGCGAAAAATATCATGCTGTTATTAGTTCTGCGCTCGCACATTTGGAGATTGCAACAATTCATCCTTTTCGTGATGGCAATGGCAGAGTAGCGAGAGCGGTGGCATCTTGGGAATTATATCGTAAGGGTTTTGATACTCTGCACATTTTTACCCTGGACGATATTTTGTTAGAAAACAGGCAGTTTTATTATTCGCAGTTGAGCAATTCCAGAAAACATGGCGGAGTGTCCGATTGGATTGAATATATATCCGATATTACGGCAGCAGGGCTTGAGCGGGCGTATAATCGCCTTAAATTAGCGCAGGCAGCCGGGAGAAAATTACCGGCATTCTCCGACACACAAAAACAAATGCTAACTATTTTGGCAAGCGAGGGACCACAATCAATAAAACAGTTGGAAAAGAAATTCCGTATAAGTCGGCAGGGAATATACAAGGCATTGAATCTTCTATTGAGAACAAAGAAGGTTATTCCGATTGGCACACGACGTAACAGACGGTATTCAATTTCAATTTGA
- the proC gene encoding pyrroline-5-carboxylate reductase, whose protein sequence is MKDVIGFVGSGNMAEAIISAIVKNGFSAKRVFISDIDNTRLNYVSQKYRVQKCGSNTEVVKQSDIVFLAVKPYQIEEVLKEISGLIKQTQIVISIAAGIRTQKIEKYLKKISVIRVMPNTPAVIGEGAIAICKGRYTKTKDMELAEKLLSYCGIVVKVSEKVMDAVTAISGSGPAYIFYIAEIIQKTAQKIGLQKKVAQKLVNQTLLGAAKMIILSDETPEILRQKVTSKKGTTEAAFRVLTKQNFAKILEQAIISAMKRAKNLSLV, encoded by the coding sequence ATGAAAGACGTAATCGGTTTTGTAGGTAGCGGAAATATGGCGGAAGCAATAATATCCGCTATCGTGAAAAACGGTTTCTCGGCAAAAAGGGTTTTTATATCGGATATAGACAACACACGGCTGAACTATGTTTCTCAAAAATACAGAGTCCAGAAATGTGGTAGCAATACTGAAGTTGTCAAACAATCGGATATAGTTTTTCTTGCAGTCAAGCCGTATCAAATAGAAGAAGTGTTAAAAGAGATTTCAGGTTTGATAAAACAGACACAAATTGTAATTTCAATCGCTGCAGGAATAAGAACACAGAAGATAGAAAAATATCTGAAAAAAATATCTGTTATCCGAGTGATGCCTAATACACCTGCGGTAATTGGTGAAGGTGCGATTGCTATTTGTAAAGGCAGATATACTAAAACAAAGGATATGGAACTTGCCGAGAAACTTTTAAGTTACTGCGGAATAGTAGTTAAAGTTAGTGAAAAGGTTATGGATGCTGTAACCGCCATATCAGGCAGTGGTCCTGCCTATATTTTCTATATCGCTGAAATTATACAAAAAACTGCACAAAAGATTGGTCTACAAAAAAAGGTTGCTCAGAAACTTGTTAACCAAACATTATTGGGTGCTGCGAAAATGATAATTCTGTCAGATGAAACTCCCGAAATCTTGAGACAGAAAGTCACCTCAAAAAAAGGGACAACAGAAGCGGCTTTTAGAGTTTTAACGAAACAAAATTTTGCAAAGATTCTTGAGCAGGCAATAATTTCTGCAATGAAAAGAGCGAAAAATCTTTCTCTTGTATGA
- a CDS encoding YggS family pyridoxal phosphate-dependent enzyme, protein MIADRIKKILDQIENIKNKTGFRRNIKLIAVTKTVSVDRIKEAINCGITDIGENRVQEAEQKIPQLVNCKVTKHLIGHLQTNKVKKAVLLFDVIQSVDSFYLLEEINKQAEKICKIQECFVEIKISEEATKYGLNPMELEEFMKKSAELKNIKITGLMAMAPYFENPELTRPYFHRASDYYSLFAIRYSLSYMSMGMTNDFGIAIEEGANMVRIGTGIFGERL, encoded by the coding sequence ATGATTGCCGATAGGATAAAAAAGATTTTAGACCAAATAGAAAATATAAAAAACAAAACTGGTTTCAGAAGAAATATTAAACTTATAGCGGTAACCAAAACGGTTTCAGTAGACAGAATAAAAGAAGCGATAAATTGCGGTATAACAGATATCGGCGAAAACAGGGTTCAGGAAGCCGAGCAAAAAATTCCGCAGTTAGTAAATTGCAAAGTTACAAAACATCTGATTGGACATCTTCAGACGAATAAAGTAAAAAAGGCAGTTCTGCTTTTTGATGTAATTCAATCGGTTGATTCGTTTTATCTGCTGGAAGAGATAAACAAACAGGCAGAAAAAATTTGTAAAATCCAAGAGTGTTTTGTTGAGATAAAAATTTCAGAAGAAGCAACAAAGTATGGTCTAAATCCGATGGAACTTGAAGAGTTTATGAAAAAATCAGCAGAATTAAAAAATATAAAAATTACAGGACTGATGGCAATGGCACCTTATTTTGAAAATCCTGAATTAACACGGCCATATTTTCATCGTGCATCTGATTACTATTCGCTATTCGCTATTCGCTATTCGCTGTCTTACATGTCTATGGGTATGACAAACGATTTTGGGATTGCGATTGAAGAAGGTGCGAATATGGTAAGGATTGGAACAGGGATTTTTGGAGAACGATTATGA
- a CDS encoding isoprenylcysteine carboxylmethyltransferase family protein has product MTLHRYFERTGNWLFRWRSYLPLILLASYIIVLKDFQYPANNHKLNRVWEIVCLAVSFFGLFIRIITIGYKPKGTSGRNVKNQEAAVLNTTGMYSVVRHPLYVGNFFVWLGLSMFAQKLWFSIVILFVFGIYYGLIMFAEEEFLQKKFGELFINWTNETPAFFPKLANWQPSELPFSVKTVLKRESSSFFGIISAFTFLDIISETYTKGSPSIDTMWLLIFTVSLIIYIVLIILKKKKLLDVEGR; this is encoded by the coding sequence ATGACTTTACACAGGTATTTTGAAAGAACAGGCAACTGGCTTTTTAGATGGCGAAGTTACCTGCCACTAATTCTGCTCGCCAGTTATATCATCGTCCTAAAAGATTTTCAATATCCTGCTAATAACCATAAATTAAACAGAGTATGGGAGATAGTTTGTCTGGCTGTTTCGTTCTTTGGACTGTTTATTCGTATCATAACTATTGGCTATAAACCTAAAGGAACATCAGGCAGAAATGTAAAAAACCAAGAGGCAGCAGTTTTAAATACTACTGGTATGTATTCTGTTGTTAGACATCCACTGTATGTAGGCAATTTTTTTGTATGGTTAGGGCTATCTATGTTTGCACAAAAGTTATGGTTCTCAATTGTTATTTTGTTCGTTTTTGGGATATATTATGGACTAATTATGTTTGCTGAAGAAGAATTTTTACAAAAAAAATTTGGCGAATTATTTATCAACTGGACGAACGAAACACCAGCATTCTTTCCAAAATTGGCTAACTGGCAACCGTCTGAACTGCCGTTTTCTGTTAAAACCGTGTTAAAAAGAGAAAGTTCCAGTTTTTTCGGAATCATTTCAGCATTTACTTTTTTAGATATTATTAGTGAAACATATACCAAAGGCAGTCCCAGTATAGACACAATGTGGTTATTGATATTTACAGTTAGTTTAATAATCTATATAGTTTTGATAATACTAAAAAAGAAAAAATTGTTGGATGTAGAAGGAAGATAA
- a CDS encoding N-acetyltransferase — protein sequence MEIKGYDLPEKLDEFVKFPFQLYKGTPYKKFWVPPLISEAKKLLSNKNPFWKHAKIKIFLASENKKILGRIAAIVDQNHISIHQEQCGFFGFFECVNNLTIASGLLDEVKKYLKAEEMKIVRGPMNPSTNDECGLLIDGFDSSPAIMMTYNPPYYVNLIEKVGGGGGFAKTKDLYAWYRSSQEAPPPRIVRIVEMVKKREKIKVRNFDMKNFKRDIEYFKNIYNSAWEKNWGFVPLTDDEIDYMAKGLKPLIDPRLVHFLEVDGNPVAATLCIPDYNFVLKKLNGKMGPIGILKFLYWKNKIKFVRLLALGVKKEYRNKGLEAVLYYEILQAAKKYGYSDGGELSWTLEDNELINKGISAMGGIIYKKYRIYETKL from the coding sequence GTGGAGATAAAAGGTTATGATTTGCCGGAAAAATTGGACGAGTTTGTAAAGTTTCCATTTCAACTATACAAAGGTACTCCATATAAAAAGTTCTGGGTGCCACCCCTAATCTCGGAAGCCAAAAAACTGCTTTCTAATAAAAATCCATTCTGGAAACATGCAAAAATAAAAATTTTTCTTGCTTCCGAAAACAAAAAAATTCTCGGCAGGATTGCTGCTATTGTTGACCAGAACCATATAAGTATTCATCAGGAGCAATGTGGTTTTTTTGGTTTTTTTGAGTGTGTGAATAATCTAACCATCGCCAGTGGGCTTCTGGATGAAGTCAAAAAATACTTAAAAGCAGAAGAAATGAAAATTGTTCGGGGACCTATGAACCCATCTACAAATGATGAATGCGGGCTTCTAATTGATGGGTTTGATTCTTCACCAGCAATAATGATGACTTACAATCCGCCTTACTATGTTAACTTAATAGAAAAAGTGGGTGGAGGGGGCGGATTTGCAAAGACAAAGGACTTGTATGCATGGTATCGGTCAAGTCAGGAAGCCCCGCCACCAAGAATAGTCAGAATCGTTGAGATGGTAAAAAAGAGAGAGAAAATAAAAGTCAGGAATTTTGATATGAAAAATTTTAAACGGGATATTGAATACTTCAAAAACATCTATAATTCTGCATGGGAAAAGAACTGGGGTTTTGTGCCATTAACCGACGACGAAATTGATTATATGGCTAAAGGGCTTAAACCGTTAATTGACCCGCGGCTGGTTCATTTTTTAGAGGTTGACGGCAACCCGGTTGCTGCAACACTCTGTATCCCTGATTACAATTTTGTACTAAAAAAACTTAATGGCAAAATGGGACCGATTGGAATACTAAAGTTTTTGTACTGGAAAAATAAAATAAAATTTGTTAGGCTTTTGGCGTTAGGTGTCAAAAAAGAATACAGAAATAAAGGGCTTGAAGCGGTTCTGTATTATGAGATTTTACAAGCTGCCAAAAAATACGGCTATTCCGATGGTGGAGAACTCTCATGGACTTTAGAAGATAATGAACTCATCAACAAAGGCATATCTGCTATGGGTGGAATTATCTATAAAAAATACCGTATTTATGAGACCAAATTGTAG
- a CDS encoding pyridoxal phosphate-dependent aminotransferase family protein: protein MDIFEKCYKSEVVQVAKTLISNELYPYFHTVESGQDPEVIIEGKKMIMMGSNNYLGLTSHWRLKAAVINATRKYGVGCVGSRFLNGTLDIHVKLENEIAQFINENGKDNKKALLFSTGMQTNFGAIAALVSRHEYAIIDEYDHASIYDGCQLAKAYGAKWVRFKHNDMADLEQILKTVGFNTPKLIIVDGVYSMEGDIANLPGIVELAKKYNARVMVDDAHGIGVLGRGGRGTASQFGLTDKVDIIMGTFSKSLASIGGFIAADEDIIFYLKHLSRILIFTASPSPSNVASVRAALKIINSITGRRRIKQLWRNTQKMRAGFKSLGFDTGTSTTPIIPIIVGENERAFTMWKLLYEQGVFTTPIVAPATPPGRALIRVSIMATHTAEQLDKALAAFETAGRKLGLIDTNQVWIKKKRYPIYPPLPPFNMSKMRQQLKNWMAKLWR from the coding sequence ATGGACATATTTGAGAAATGTTACAAAAGCGAAGTCGTACAGGTAGCAAAAACACTCATATCTAATGAATTGTATCCGTATTTTCATACGGTAGAATCAGGTCAAGACCCGGAAGTAATTATAGAAGGTAAGAAAATGATAATGATGGGTTCTAATAATTATCTCGGGTTAACTTCGCACTGGCGACTCAAAGCTGCGGTTATAAATGCAACCCGAAAATACGGCGTAGGCTGTGTTGGCTCGCGATTCTTAAACGGAACACTTGATATCCATGTAAAATTAGAAAACGAAATCGCACAGTTTATTAACGAAAACGGGAAAGATAATAAAAAAGCATTGCTGTTTTCTACCGGGATGCAAACTAATTTTGGTGCGATTGCTGCACTGGTCAGTCGGCATGAATACGCTATAATAGACGAATATGACCACGCATCAATCTACGATGGTTGTCAACTTGCAAAAGCATATGGTGCTAAATGGGTTCGGTTCAAACATAATGATATGGCTGATTTAGAGCAGATACTTAAAACGGTTGGCTTCAATACGCCTAAACTGATAATTGTAGATGGTGTCTATAGTATGGAAGGCGATATCGCAAATCTGCCAGGAATCGTAGAACTTGCAAAAAAATATAATGCTCGCGTGATGGTAGATGATGCACACGGTATCGGTGTGCTCGGCAGAGGTGGTAGAGGTACCGCATCACAATTCGGGCTGACTGATAAAGTTGATATAATAATGGGCACTTTTTCAAAATCACTGGCGTCAATTGGTGGGTTTATCGCAGCCGACGAGGATATTATTTTCTATCTCAAACATCTCTCACGAATACTGATTTTTACTGCCAGCCCTAGCCCGTCAAATGTCGCATCAGTCCGTGCAGCGCTAAAAATTATCAACTCTATTACAGGTAGAAGACGAATTAAACAACTCTGGCGAAATACACAGAAAATGAGAGCCGGCTTCAAATCACTTGGGTTTGATACCGGGACAAGCACAACACCAATCATACCGATTATCGTCGGTGAAAACGAGCGTGCATTTACAATGTGGAAACTACTGTATGAACAAGGTGTTTTTACTACACCAATAGTTGCCCCGGCAACACCGCCCGGCCGTGCACTGATACGAGTAAGTATTATGGCAACACATACCGCCGAGCAGTTGGATAAAGCACTGGCAGCGTTTGAGACAGCCGGTAGAAAACTTGGACTCATAGATACCAATCAGGTATGGATAAAAAAGAAACGATACCCCATTTATCCCCCATTACCACCATTTAATATGTCTAAGATGAGACAGCAGTTAAAAAACTGGATGGCTAAACTGTGGAGATAA